The following coding sequences lie in one Arachis ipaensis cultivar K30076 chromosome B03, Araip1.1, whole genome shotgun sequence genomic window:
- the LOC107632246 gene encoding alkane hydroxylase MAH1-like: MMYFLDYFALFAAIISFFSIHIWRINRNLPIPNLPLFGMLPAVLCNSSNIHEYATTALRYYGGTFKFRGPLFTNINFYFTSDPMNVHHITSKNFANYGKGSEFHEIFEILGDGIFNADSDKWKYQRYMLQSLFKQNIFENFVKKVIHKKLECYLLPLLNDISESRTIVDLQDIFQRFTFDSICSMVLAFDPNCLPNKLTRFPEVAVEKAFNKMEDTILYRHLVPRWFWKLQRWLQIGHEKDSIAILRIVEQFFHDRISSSREEKSGFNYTKDDESNFDMLKALVEESGMEQVDHKYLRDIAVNLLAAGRDTISASLCWFFWLVSTHPNVETKILAETRSNFKTNEENWLISGVEDLDKLIYLHGAICEALRLFPPVPFEHKCAIKSDILPSGDCVDANTMVYYSIYSMGRMEHIWGKDCLEFKPERWISEKGINIQVPSYKFMAFNGGPRSCLGKNISFIQLKIIAIALLWNFHFQVVEGNSVCPSVSIVLHMKHGLQVKVTKRGS; encoded by the coding sequence ATGATGTACTTCCTAGATTACTTTGCTTTATTTGCAGCCATCATCTCATTCTTTTCCATCCACATTTGGAGGATCAATAGAAACTTACCTATCCCAAATTTGCCCTTATTTGGAATGCTACCAGCCGTGTTATGTAATAGTTCCAATATTCATGAATATGCGACCACAGCTTTAAGATACTATGGAGGTACTTTTAAGTTTAGAGGACCCTTGTTCACAAACATCAACTTTTACTTCACTAGTGATCCTATGAACGTGCACCACATTACAAGTAAGAACTTTGCCAACTACGGCAAAGGTTCTGAGTTTCATGAGATCTTTGAAATTCTTGGAGATGGAATCTTTAATGCTGATTCAGACAAGTGGAAGTACCAGAGGTACATGTTACAATCATTGTTTAAGCAAAACATCTTTGAGAACTTTGTTAAAAAGGTCATTCATAAGAAATTAGAATGTTACCTACTTCCACTTCTGAATGACATTTCAGAATCAAGAACTATTGTGGACTTGCAAGACATCTTTCAAAGGTTCACTTTTGACAGTATTTGCTCCATGGTGTTGGCATTTGATCCCAATTGCCTTCCTAACAAGCTCACTCGATTCCCTGAGGTTGCTGTTGagaaagctttcaacaaaatgGAGGATACAATTCTCTATAGACATCTGGTCCCAAGATGGTTCTGGAAGTTGCAGAGATGGCTCCAAATTGGACATGAGAAGGACTCCATTGCTATCCTTCGAATTGTCGAGCAATTCTTCCATGATCGTATATCATCCAGTCGGGAAGAGAAAAGTGGATTCAACTACACCAAAGATGATGAATCAAACTTTGACATGCTTAAAGCTCTTGTAGAGGAAAGTGGAATGGAACAGGTAGATCACAAGTATCTAAGAGACATTGCAGTTAATCTCTTAGCTGCTGGAAGGGACACAATTAGTGCAAGTCTATGTTGGTTTTTCTGGCTTGTTTCAACTCACCCTAATGTTGAAACCAAAATCCTTGCAGAAACCAGATCAAACTTCAAAACTAATGAAGAAAATTGGCTCATTTCAGGGGTGGAAGACCTTGACAAGCTAATTTACTTACATGGAGCTATATGTGAAGCTCTGAGGCTTTTCCCTCCGGTGCCATTTGAGCACAAATGTGCCATCAAATCTGATATACTTCCAAGTGGAGATTGTGTTGATGCAAATACTATGGTGTATTACTCCATATACTCAATGGGAAGGATGGAACACATTTGGGGAAAAGATTGCTTGGAATTTAAGCCAGAAAGGTGGATTTCGGAAAAAGGAATCAATATACAAGTACCATCATACAAGTTCATGGCTTTTAATGGAGGCCCAAGAAGTTGTTTGGGCAAAAATATAAGCTTTATCCAGTTGAAGATCATTGCCATTGCTTTGCTGTGGAACTTTCACTTCCAAGTGGTAGAAGGAAATTCCGTGTGTCCAAGTGTTTCCATTGTGCTACACATGAAGCATGGGTTGCAAGTCAAGGTTACTAAAAGAGGCAGTTGA